From Cognatishimia activa, one genomic window encodes:
- a CDS encoding MlaC/ttg2D family ABC transporter substrate-binding protein, with amino-acid sequence MQNKFLMKRRGFLTAVAAAALLPSHALALNSRQAEVLVNNVVADINKVIGSGKSLSGMIREFEGIFKRYGDVRIIARSALGADARRMSGAQERAYISAFTGYISRKYGKRFNEFVGGRIEVNGTRKVKSFYEVQGTAHLKGQSPFELNFLVSDKSGKDLFFDMIIEGISLRLTEKSEIGAMLDKRRGNIDGLISDLKKAG; translated from the coding sequence ATGCAGAATAAATTTTTGATGAAACGCCGCGGATTTCTAACCGCGGTAGCTGCCGCAGCCTTACTACCAAGCCACGCCTTGGCTTTGAACAGCCGTCAGGCGGAAGTTCTGGTGAATAACGTGGTGGCAGACATCAACAAGGTGATCGGTTCCGGCAAATCTTTGTCAGGCATGATCCGTGAGTTTGAAGGCATTTTTAAGCGCTATGGTGATGTGCGCATCATTGCGCGATCTGCCTTGGGTGCCGATGCGCGCCGGATGAGCGGCGCACAGGAACGCGCCTATATCAGCGCATTCACCGGCTATATCTCACGAAAATACGGCAAACGCTTTAACGAATTTGTCGGTGGTCGGATTGAAGTGAACGGGACGCGGAAAGTCAAAAGCTTCTACGAGGTGCAGGGAACCGCGCATCTCAAAGGTCAGTCACCCTTCGAGTTGAATTTCCTCGTATCAGACAAATCCGGCAAAGACCTTTTCTTTGATATGATCATCGAAGGCATCAGCCTGCGACTGACCGAGAAAAGCGAAATCGGTGCGATGCTCGACAAGCGACGTGGCAACATCGATGGTCTGATCTCAGATCTGAAAAAAGCTGGCTAA
- a CDS encoding VacJ family lipoprotein translates to MSSAEIYDPQEASNREVHEFNLKVDRVLFRPVSNGYGSYIHEDARLMVSNFADHLSLPADVVNNLLQGDLKGAGSNSFRFVFNTIFGLGGIADPSDALNIPRRETDFGETFHVWGMKEGAYVELPLLGPSTERDAMGTILDFALDPVSVVLPSPESYIGTTANVADRMGDRYELRGTIDSVLYESADSYAQARILYLQNRRFELGVSGEDAYLDPYDDPYAE, encoded by the coding sequence GTGAGCTCTGCTGAAATTTATGATCCACAAGAGGCCTCAAACAGAGAGGTCCACGAGTTCAACTTGAAAGTTGATCGCGTGCTGTTCCGTCCCGTATCCAACGGCTATGGGAGCTACATTCACGAAGACGCGCGCTTGATGGTGTCCAATTTTGCAGACCACCTTTCGCTGCCTGCAGACGTTGTGAACAACCTGCTACAAGGCGATCTGAAGGGTGCGGGTAGTAATAGCTTCCGCTTTGTTTTTAATACCATTTTTGGACTAGGCGGCATTGCTGATCCATCGGATGCGCTGAACATACCACGTCGTGAAACCGATTTCGGCGAGACCTTCCACGTCTGGGGTATGAAAGAGGGCGCATATGTTGAGCTGCCTCTCTTAGGGCCATCCACAGAGCGCGATGCCATGGGGACGATTTTGGATTTCGCGCTCGACCCTGTGTCAGTCGTTTTGCCGAGCCCTGAAAGCTATATTGGGACCACAGCAAACGTCGCGGACCGTATGGGCGACCGCTATGAACTGCGTGGAACAATTGATTCCGTTCTCTACGAAAGCGCAGATAGCTACGCCCAAGCACGAATTCTTTACCTGCAGAATCGCCGCTTCGAACTTGGCGTAAGCGGAGAGGATGCCTATTTGGACCCGTATGATGACCCATATGCAGAATAA
- a CDS encoding RidA family protein, whose translation MGVFEAKLAEMGITLPEAPAPAANYVPYVQSGNLVYVSGQIAAGPDGFITGKLGDDMDAEAGAAAARTCAIALLAQVKAACGGDLDRLVRVVKLTGFVNSTQDFTDQPKVINGASDLFGEALGDAGLHARAAVSAPSLPFGVAVEIDGVFEVK comes from the coding sequence ATGGGTGTTTTTGAAGCGAAACTGGCCGAAATGGGCATCACTTTGCCTGAGGCACCTGCTCCGGCAGCCAACTACGTGCCTTATGTGCAATCTGGCAACCTGGTCTATGTTTCAGGCCAGATCGCAGCCGGGCCAGATGGCTTCATCACCGGCAAGCTCGGAGATGACATGGACGCAGAAGCTGGCGCTGCGGCAGCCCGCACATGTGCCATCGCGCTTCTCGCTCAAGTAAAGGCCGCATGCGGTGGAGATCTGGATCGCCTGGTACGTGTGGTGAAACTGACTGGTTTTGTGAACTCCACACAAGATTTTACAGACCAACCGAAGGTGATCAACGGCGCGTCTGATTTGTTTGGAGAAGCTCTTGGTGACGCTGGCCTGCACGCCCGTGCAGCCGTGTCTGCACCGTCCCTGCCCTTTGGTGTGGCCGTGGAAATCGATGGTGTCTTTGAGGTCAAATGA
- a CDS encoding glycerophosphodiester phosphodiesterase family protein, whose protein sequence is MTQLDPIFLTTPIAHRALHDVKNGRPENSRAAIQAAIDAGYGIEIDLQLSQDQMPMVFHDYDLARLAECKGPVQQKTSQELASIPLIGGDETIPDLKEVLELIDGQVPLLIELKDQDGQMGENVGALEVATADLLRSYDGPVALMSFNPNTVAALAQLCPNIPRGLVTSSYKPDVWAPLSATVCDRLRDIPDYDRVGATFISHEVSDLKRARVAELKAQGARVLCWTVTSPKSEAQAREVAENITFEQYLAQHPA, encoded by the coding sequence ATGACCCAACTTGATCCAATATTCTTAACGACACCGATCGCGCATCGTGCTTTGCACGACGTGAAAAATGGCCGCCCGGAAAACAGCCGGGCCGCCATCCAAGCTGCGATTGATGCGGGCTATGGGATCGAAATAGATCTGCAATTGTCCCAAGACCAAATGCCAATGGTCTTTCACGACTATGATCTGGCACGCCTGGCTGAGTGCAAGGGCCCAGTTCAACAAAAAACGTCACAAGAGCTGGCATCGATTCCGCTGATTGGCGGTGATGAAACGATCCCAGATCTGAAAGAGGTGCTCGAACTGATCGATGGGCAGGTGCCATTACTGATCGAATTAAAAGACCAAGACGGACAAATGGGTGAAAACGTTGGTGCGCTAGAGGTGGCAACGGCGGACCTCCTGAGAAGCTACGACGGCCCCGTTGCACTGATGTCATTCAATCCAAATACCGTTGCCGCTCTGGCGCAGCTCTGTCCTAACATTCCAAGGGGTTTGGTCACGAGTTCTTACAAGCCAGATGTTTGGGCACCGTTGTCCGCAACAGTCTGTGACCGGCTGCGTGACATCCCTGACTACGATCGCGTTGGTGCAACTTTCATCAGCCACGAAGTCTCTGATCTGAAGCGCGCCCGCGTCGCAGAGCTCAAAGCGCAGGGTGCGCGTGTGCTTTGCTGGACAGTGACCTCGCCTAAATCTGAAGCACAAGCGCGTGAAGTAGCCGAGAACATCACCTTCGAACAGTATCTTGCACAACATCCCGCTTGA
- a CDS encoding GNAT family N-acetyltransferase, with amino-acid sequence MSDTAIEIQVHASLASIKASDWDGCANPDRGARPVDPFTTYRFLKALEDSGSVGPGTGWQPQYVTAHADGEMIAATPLYAKGHSQGEYVFDHNWAHAYENAGGRYYPKLQIAVPFTPATGRRFLIRPGFEDVGQAALMQGAMEIAKVNHVSSIHATFCTEKEANVGQRLGLLNRTGQQFHWINHSYPDFEAYLADLSSRKRKNIRKERASAQGFGGSIRSYTGDQIEPHHWDALWTFYQDTGSRKWGSPYLTRSFFDLMHETMRDDVLLIFAERDGLPIAGAMNVIGRHTLFGRYWGCIEHHNCLHFEVCYYQAIDWAIANGLDRVEAGAQGEHKLARGYLPVKTHSLHWFSDPNFADAIARYLVAEREAVNDEIEVLTEYGPFRNETREEQE; translated from the coding sequence ATGTCAGACACTGCAATTGAAATTCAAGTTCACGCCAGTTTGGCAAGCATCAAAGCCAGCGACTGGGACGGCTGTGCTAATCCTGACAGAGGAGCACGCCCTGTTGATCCTTTCACCACGTACCGATTCCTGAAAGCTCTGGAAGATAGTGGATCTGTGGGACCTGGCACGGGCTGGCAGCCACAGTATGTCACTGCGCATGCAGATGGTGAAATGATCGCTGCCACTCCTCTTTATGCGAAAGGGCACAGTCAGGGCGAGTACGTCTTTGATCACAACTGGGCGCACGCCTATGAAAACGCAGGCGGACGATATTATCCGAAACTGCAAATTGCTGTACCGTTCACACCCGCCACGGGTCGCCGATTTTTAATCCGTCCGGGCTTTGAAGACGTCGGTCAAGCCGCATTGATGCAGGGCGCAATGGAGATCGCGAAGGTCAACCATGTGAGCTCTATCCACGCCACTTTCTGCACAGAGAAAGAGGCCAACGTCGGTCAGCGGCTGGGACTCCTAAATCGAACGGGGCAACAGTTTCACTGGATCAATCACTCTTACCCAGACTTTGAAGCCTACTTGGCCGACCTTAGCTCTCGCAAACGCAAGAACATTCGCAAAGAACGCGCTAGTGCTCAGGGGTTTGGTGGCAGCATTCGCAGCTACACTGGGGACCAAATAGAGCCTCATCATTGGGACGCGCTCTGGACGTTTTATCAGGATACCGGCAGTCGCAAATGGGGCTCGCCCTACCTCACACGCTCCTTCTTTGACTTGATGCACGAAACCATGCGCGACGATGTGCTGTTGATCTTCGCTGAACGCGACGGATTACCAATCGCAGGTGCAATGAATGTCATTGGCCGCCACACGCTTTTTGGGCGTTACTGGGGCTGCATTGAGCATCATAACTGCCTGCATTTTGAAGTATGCTATTATCAGGCTATAGACTGGGCCATCGCAAATGGGCTGGATCGGGTCGAAGCTGGCGCGCAGGGAGAACACAAACTGGCGCGCGGCTATTTACCGGTCAAAACCCACTCACTGCATTGGTTTTCTGATCCAAACTTTGCTGATGCGATTGCCCGTTACCTTGTTGCAGAGCGCGAGGCCGTGAACGATGAGATTGAAGTCCTTACCGAATACGGCCCCTTTCGCAATGAAACACGGGAGGAACAGGAATGA
- a CDS encoding 4a-hydroxytetrahydrobiopterin dehydratase translates to MTEKLSNAAREAMLGPLLENGWQLDQSRDAIAKTFKFGSFIEAFGWMTRAAIWAEKWNHHPEWRNVYNRVEVTLTTHDVDGLSSLDVKLARKMDTL, encoded by the coding sequence ATGACGGAAAAACTTAGCAATGCAGCACGGGAGGCAATGCTTGGACCTCTTTTAGAAAACGGCTGGCAGCTGGATCAATCGCGCGATGCGATTGCGAAGACGTTTAAGTTTGGCAGCTTTATCGAAGCTTTTGGCTGGATGACCCGTGCTGCCATATGGGCCGAGAAATGGAACCATCACCCGGAGTGGCGGAATGTGTACAACCGCGTCGAGGTGACATTGACCACGCATGACGTCGATGGGCTTTCCTCTCTTGATGTGAAACTCGCCCGTAAAATGGATACTTTGTAG
- a CDS encoding peroxiredoxin, whose translation MTISVGDTLPNASLSTMGADGQQFVELESLTKGRKVVLFGLPGAFTGTCDRAHLPSFMRTVDGFKAKGVEEVICIAVNDPFVMQRWDEASGAGAAGVTMLADPQSELTQALGLAFDVPPLGFFNRCKRFALLAEDGVVKVLNLEEEAGVCSLTTGEELLEKI comes from the coding sequence ATGACGATTTCAGTTGGTGACACTTTGCCGAATGCTAGCCTTTCAACCATGGGAGCGGACGGTCAGCAATTTGTTGAACTTGAGAGTCTGACCAAGGGACGGAAGGTTGTGCTTTTTGGCCTGCCTGGTGCATTCACTGGCACTTGCGACCGCGCGCATTTGCCAAGTTTCATGCGCACTGTAGATGGCTTCAAAGCCAAGGGTGTTGAAGAAGTGATTTGCATTGCAGTGAACGATCCTTTCGTCATGCAGCGTTGGGACGAGGCCTCAGGAGCGGGTGCGGCCGGCGTAACAATGCTTGCTGACCCTCAGAGCGAACTCACTCAGGCGCTCGGACTGGCATTTGACGTCCCTCCGCTAGGCTTCTTCAACCGTTGCAAACGCTTTGCTTTGCTGGCTGAAGATGGCGTTGTGAAGGTTTTGAATCTCGAAGAGGAAGCCGGTGTATGTAGCCTGACGACCGGCGAGGAGCTGCTCGAAAAGATTTGA